The proteins below come from a single Psychrobacter sp. FDAARGOS_221 genomic window:
- a CDS encoding DUF4041 domain-containing protein, translating into MKDKSLAVKVIAVLAILLITIYMPALLVFVVGYLAYQLKKAINELTILRQQHDELVLSHSNLSQKYTEFTNKYSKVIDIDSAADEARQEVLSIKQNIEELQSSYKQKRSVYDDLLNHIAIYDERLEYAEMGMYEPHFDFDTSEAYRDKIKEVRAKQKEMIKEKSAITCSIEWEVSGSKAEGRKMTNRAIRLTARAFNNECDAAIANVTWNNVERMEKRILKAHEAINKMNETNKVVISPYYLQLKLNELRLAYEYKEKRQIEKEEQAELRRQEREEEQLRKEAQRALAEEEKLQALLSKVQEKASHSEGSELERLQAEIAKLGDELKEMQRVHDRVKAMAEQTKLGYVYVISNIGSFGENVYKIGMTRRLEPMDRVKELGDASVPFYFDVHAMIFSEDAPALEAQIQREFADRRLNLVNYRKEYFNVTLDEIKEKVWELNPDVEFIDDIEAREYKESLEIRSKKDRALKQSDMPEHI; encoded by the coding sequence ATGAAGGATAAGAGTCTAGCAGTTAAGGTAATAGCTGTATTAGCTATACTACTGATTACGATATATATGCCAGCTCTATTAGTATTTGTAGTGGGATATTTAGCATATCAGCTTAAGAAAGCGATTAATGAGCTGACGATCTTAAGGCAGCAGCATGATGAGCTAGTCTTAAGTCATTCTAATTTGTCTCAGAAATATACAGAGTTCACTAATAAATACTCTAAAGTAATAGATATTGATTCAGCAGCAGATGAGGCTAGACAGGAAGTTCTTAGTATTAAACAAAATATTGAAGAATTGCAAAGTAGCTATAAACAAAAGAGATCAGTTTACGATGATTTATTGAACCATATAGCTATTTATGATGAACGACTAGAGTATGCTGAAATGGGTATGTATGAACCTCATTTCGATTTTGATACATCAGAAGCCTATAGGGATAAGATAAAAGAAGTTAGAGCCAAGCAAAAAGAAATGATAAAAGAGAAATCTGCCATTACGTGCTCTATCGAATGGGAAGTAAGTGGCAGTAAAGCCGAAGGTCGAAAAATGACCAATCGAGCTATTCGCCTTACTGCTAGAGCTTTCAATAATGAATGTGATGCTGCGATTGCTAATGTGACGTGGAATAACGTTGAACGTATGGAAAAGCGTATACTAAAAGCCCATGAAGCAATCAATAAAATGAATGAGACAAACAAAGTTGTTATATCACCATACTACCTTCAACTAAAGCTAAATGAGCTACGTCTTGCCTATGAGTATAAAGAAAAACGTCAGATTGAGAAGGAAGAGCAAGCTGAATTACGAAGACAAGAACGTGAAGAAGAGCAGTTAAGAAAAGAAGCTCAAAGGGCTTTGGCTGAGGAAGAAAAGCTTCAGGCTTTATTATCAAAAGTACAAGAAAAAGCCAGTCATTCGGAAGGTTCTGAGCTTGAAAGATTGCAAGCAGAAATTGCTAAGCTGGGTGATGAGCTTAAGGAAATGCAGAGAGTTCATGACAGAGTAAAAGCCATGGCAGAGCAAACGAAGCTAGGTTACGTTTACGTTATTTCGAATATTGGGTCGTTTGGCGAGAATGTTTATAAGATTGGAATGACCAGAAGATTAGAGCCAATGGATAGGGTGAAAGAGCTAGGCGACGCCAGTGTTCCATTTTATTTTGATGTTCACGCTATGATATTTAGTGAAGATGCACCCGCACTTGAGGCACAGATTCAAAGAGAGTTTGCTGATAGAAGATTAAACTTGGTTAATTACAGAAAAGAATATTTCAATGTCACTTTGGATGAAATCAAAGAGAAAGTATGGGAGTTGAATCCTGATGTTGAGTTCATTGATGATATTGAAGCTAGAGAGTATAAAGAGTCTCTAGAGATAAGGTCAAAAAAAGATCGGGCATTAAAACAAAGTGATATGCCAGAACATATTTAA
- the murJ gene encoding murein biosynthesis integral membrane protein MurJ: MAKSKLFRSTMIVSSMTMLSRILGLVRDMVLMGVFGAGGLMDAFLVAFKIPNFLRRLFAEGAFSQAFVPVLSEYKERFTLQEVQILISRTSGALLSILTMLTVVVMLASPWVITLFAPGFADDPYKFNTASELLRLTFPYLLFISMTAFAGSILQSYGRFAAPAVAPVLLNLCMIAGALIFAPMFDKPIMALGYAVAIAGLLQFFIQLPQLYLQKLLVGPKIDFQHEGVRRILKLMLPAIFGVSVTQINLLLNTILASLMITGSVSWLYAAERLTELPLGLIGVAIGTVILPSLSTSEAKKDDVTFRKTLDWAARLILVVGMPAACALFVLSDVLMQTLFMRGEFALEDANMSGFALRSMAGGILGFMLIKIFAPAFFARQDTKTPVKIGVITVIANMIFSLVFVGIFYYFKLPLHGGLALATTGASFVNAGLLYYLLHKRDLFRFGPHWKKLLAQFVVSSAVMVGVLYTVLPYFPTHSSQLHRVIALLLICALGAIVYGAVLLASGFRPRQLKHG, from the coding sequence TCGCCTTTAAAATCCCTAACTTTCTGCGTCGTCTATTTGCTGAAGGTGCCTTCAGCCAAGCGTTTGTTCCTGTGTTATCCGAGTACAAAGAGCGCTTTACCTTACAAGAGGTACAGATTTTAATCAGTCGCACCTCTGGCGCTTTGTTGTCGATTTTAACCATGCTCACCGTGGTTGTCATGTTGGCATCACCTTGGGTCATTACTTTATTTGCCCCAGGCTTTGCTGATGATCCGTACAAGTTCAATACCGCCAGTGAATTGCTGCGCCTCACCTTCCCTTACTTATTATTTATCTCAATGACCGCCTTTGCCGGCAGTATCCTACAAAGTTATGGCCGCTTTGCCGCACCTGCTGTGGCACCGGTACTGCTTAACTTATGTATGATTGCCGGTGCGCTAATTTTTGCGCCTATGTTTGATAAGCCCATTATGGCGTTGGGTTATGCGGTGGCAATCGCTGGATTACTACAATTCTTTATTCAGTTGCCGCAGTTGTACTTACAAAAGCTGTTGGTTGGTCCTAAGATTGACTTTCAGCACGAAGGCGTTCGCCGTATTTTAAAACTGATGTTACCGGCCATCTTTGGGGTGTCAGTCACTCAGATTAACTTGCTGCTTAACACCATCTTAGCGTCATTAATGATTACCGGCTCAGTATCTTGGTTATATGCAGCAGAGCGTTTAACCGAACTGCCTTTAGGTCTAATCGGTGTTGCCATTGGTACGGTTATTCTTCCTAGTCTTTCGACCAGTGAAGCCAAAAAGGATGACGTAACTTTCCGCAAAACTCTAGATTGGGCAGCACGCCTCATTCTCGTCGTCGGCATGCCAGCGGCTTGTGCATTGTTCGTGTTATCTGATGTACTAATGCAGACCCTATTCATGCGTGGTGAGTTTGCGCTTGAAGATGCTAATATGAGTGGTTTTGCACTGCGTAGTATGGCAGGCGGTATCTTAGGCTTTATGCTGATTAAGATTTTTGCACCAGCATTCTTTGCACGCCAAGACACCAAAACCCCAGTTAAAATCGGTGTAATTACGGTTATTGCCAACATGATCTTTAGCTTAGTATTCGTGGGTATTTTCTACTACTTCAAGCTACCTTTGCATGGTGGTCTGGCTCTAGCAACCACAGGTGCTTCTTTTGTGAACGCCGGTTTATTATATTATCTACTACACAAGCGTGATCTGTTCCGCTTTGGCCCACATTGGAAAAAACTACTGGCTCAGTTTGTTGTCTCTAGCGCAGTGATGGTTGGCGTCCTTTATACGGTTCTACCTTACTTCCCAACCCATTCATCACAATTACATCGTGTGATTGCGCTACTACTTATCTGTGCATTGGGCGCTATCGTGTATGGTGCGGTATTGCTGGCATCTGGCTTTAGACCACGTCAATTAAAGCATGGCTAG